Proteins encoded by one window of Moorella humiferrea:
- a CDS encoding RNA polymerase sigma factor — protein MVGGKETAEDILQETFIQVYRSLHTFRGGSFKRWLARIAINKAIDWKRKGKSNLEMIVEYPGQLEVFKVAPLTSVENEVIYRETVANLQSLCRELPESYRHAFTGYYFDGKSYRELAAEAGVTVKTVESRLYRARRILREKLKGG, from the coding sequence ATCGTAGGTGGTAAGGAAACAGCGGAGGATATCTTACAGGAGACTTTTATTCAGGTTTACCGTTCCCTTCACACCTTTCGCGGCGGTAGTTTCAAACGCTGGCTGGCCCGTATTGCTATCAATAAAGCGATTGATTGGAAACGCAAAGGAAAAAGCAATTTAGAGATGATAGTAGAATATCCCGGGCAGTTGGAGGTATTCAAGGTTGCCCCGCTGACTTCTGTGGAAAATGAAGTAATTTACAGGGAAACAGTAGCCAACTTACAGTCTTTATGCCGGGAATTACCCGAAAGTTATCGCCATGCTTTTACGGGCTATTATTTTGACGGCAAAAGTTATCGAGAATTGGCAGCTGAAGCCGGCGTTACAGTAAAAACGGTGGAATCGCGTTTATATCGCGCTCGCAGAATACTAAGAGAGAAGTTAAAGGGGGGTTAA
- the smc gene encoding chromosome segregation protein SMC, whose amino-acid sequence MYLKFIELQGFKTFAERVKLELGPGLTAIVGPNGSGKSNIADAILWVLGEQSAKILRGSRMDDVIFAGSEKRRPVGMAEVTLHLDNSDGSLPLDYQEIAVTRRFFRSGEGEYYINRVPCRLRDIQELFLDTGSGRGGLSIVGQGRLEEIFTARPEDRRAVLEEAAGIARYRSRKKEAEQRLEAVEADLIRIEDLIMGLKEQLEPAAMEAARARRYQKLNRILKLIELIIKAGEAKEIEVRHRQSLERLKELGTDLERLKTREELLAARAGEIQLRQQQRAVLKERYRQELQGLRERLVGVGGKINLVREKLADIARQQEEDANRQQQLEEEKNALAAALAALNREREENVREQARLEQEITGGRQREKNLQAEVLELEAELEKIKTDLFQVAHERAACHNELVRLEEKRTSIERLAEHKGRQLKEWQHEREALKKQLEAGQEQLQQLEAELKRLEEEKAVLEGERRLKEQELATLERELAGWQERRRTLAAQIKVWHQAQDEYEGFTEGVKFIMQASKRGETALRGVLDVVVERLKVPAELTLAIEAALGGAAQQILVRTAEDAEAVIHFLKTRGRGRVTILPLAWLEPRRWPTWASWALQEPGVLGIAAGLVVCDEEVRPAVDYLLGQILVVDHIRRAVALGERLRPPVRLVTVEGDLIQPRGPVTGGNVGQRGGYLQRRQAIQRSEAELAELDAKIKEAKVKSASLQEILAKYRLDLQRVTEGLFDCRGRLQNLLHRQGERKEDLVRLEEKIAVLTEEMDQGTGDFQDLNKERAEKQELLDRLAAMEDGLNLRLTELQGEVAACQQRLASCRQELAVNQARLQALNNAFEQLNRREGELARQQEKWQRRQEELASAREQASSLENELKGELERLVGEEERLRDACRQLTEKLTGLEEEVAVHAAEEEKVVRELEKLRVERDKILARRQQEEVNIARLETALAAVHGELTERYGSQWQKALQKPRPYLRKKAPYVRERLKAKLESLGEVNLGAIEVYEGLKTRVDELERQKKDLEEGRAALHQVITEMERLMARQLKATFNAVQEHFAAIFQELFNGGEARLELTGNGDILDAGLEIIARPPGKKPQHLALLSGGEKALTAVAFIFALLKVKPSAFCIFDEVDTALDEANVERFARMLRQFAERTQIIVITHRQGTMAAADVLYGVTMTEQGVSRLVSVRLEQLPA is encoded by the coding sequence ATGTATCTTAAATTTATAGAGCTTCAAGGTTTCAAGACCTTCGCCGAACGCGTCAAGCTGGAGTTGGGCCCGGGGCTAACGGCCATTGTCGGGCCGAATGGCAGCGGCAAGAGCAACATTGCCGATGCCATCCTCTGGGTTTTGGGGGAACAGAGCGCCAAAATTTTGCGCGGGTCGCGTATGGACGACGTAATTTTTGCCGGCAGTGAAAAACGGCGCCCGGTAGGTATGGCCGAGGTCACTTTACACCTGGATAACAGCGACGGCAGCCTGCCCCTGGACTACCAGGAGATAGCTGTCACCCGGCGTTTTTTTCGTTCCGGCGAAGGTGAATATTATATCAACAGGGTTCCTTGCCGTCTGCGGGACATCCAGGAGTTGTTTTTAGATACAGGGTCCGGCAGAGGGGGGCTTTCTATTGTCGGTCAGGGCCGCTTGGAAGAAATTTTTACCGCCCGTCCGGAAGATAGAAGAGCGGTCCTCGAAGAGGCTGCCGGCATTGCCCGCTACCGCTCGCGCAAAAAAGAAGCCGAACAGCGCCTGGAAGCCGTGGAGGCCGATTTAATACGCATAGAGGATCTAATTATGGGTTTAAAGGAACAGTTGGAACCGGCGGCAATGGAGGCGGCCCGCGCCCGGCGTTATCAAAAATTAAACCGGATTTTAAAGCTCATAGAATTAATTATCAAGGCCGGAGAAGCAAAGGAGATAGAAGTACGCCACCGACAAAGCCTGGAACGTTTAAAGGAGCTGGGGACCGACCTGGAAAGGTTAAAGACCAGGGAAGAACTTCTTGCCGCCAGAGCCGGCGAAATACAACTCCGGCAGCAGCAGCGTGCGGTGCTGAAGGAGCGGTACCGGCAGGAACTGCAGGGATTAAGGGAACGCCTGGTCGGCGTCGGGGGAAAGATCAACCTGGTCCGGGAAAAGCTGGCCGATATAGCCCGGCAACAGGAGGAAGATGCCAACCGTCAGCAGCAGCTGGAGGAGGAAAAAAACGCTCTAGCAGCCGCCCTGGCTGCTCTGAACCGGGAAAGAGAAGAGAACGTCCGGGAACAGGCCCGCCTGGAACAGGAAATTACCGGCGGCCGGCAGAGGGAAAAAAACCTCCAGGCAGAAGTCCTTGAGCTGGAGGCGGAACTGGAAAAGATAAAGACCGACCTCTTCCAGGTGGCCCATGAACGCGCCGCCTGCCACAACGAGCTCGTACGTCTGGAAGAAAAGCGGACTTCCATAGAGCGCCTGGCAGAGCACAAAGGACGCCAGCTTAAGGAATGGCAGCATGAAAGGGAGGCCCTTAAAAAGCAACTTGAGGCCGGGCAAGAACAGCTACAGCAGCTGGAAGCAGAATTAAAGAGACTTGAAGAGGAAAAAGCAGTTCTGGAAGGGGAACGGCGCCTTAAAGAGCAGGAACTCGCCACCCTGGAAAGGGAACTGGCCGGGTGGCAGGAACGCCGCCGGACCCTGGCCGCTCAAATAAAAGTCTGGCATCAGGCCCAGGACGAATATGAAGGTTTTACTGAAGGCGTTAAATTTATCATGCAGGCCAGCAAAAGGGGGGAGACCGCTTTAAGGGGTGTCCTGGATGTAGTGGTAGAACGATTAAAGGTACCGGCAGAGCTAACCTTAGCCATTGAAGCGGCCCTGGGCGGGGCGGCCCAGCAAATCCTGGTGAGGACGGCGGAGGATGCTGAAGCCGTCATCCATTTTCTTAAAACCCGGGGGCGGGGTCGGGTTACCATCCTGCCCCTGGCCTGGCTGGAGCCCCGCCGCTGGCCGACCTGGGCCAGTTGGGCTTTACAAGAGCCGGGAGTGCTAGGCATAGCGGCTGGCCTCGTCGTTTGCGATGAAGAAGTACGACCGGCGGTTGATTATCTCCTGGGCCAAATTTTGGTCGTAGACCATATCCGTCGGGCCGTCGCCCTGGGGGAAAGATTAAGGCCGCCCGTCCGCCTGGTTACCGTTGAGGGGGATTTAATCCAGCCCCGGGGACCGGTTACCGGAGGAAATGTCGGACAGAGGGGCGGTTACCTGCAGCGTCGTCAGGCCATCCAGCGGAGTGAGGCCGAACTGGCCGAACTAGACGCAAAAATCAAAGAAGCAAAGGTTAAGAGCGCAAGCTTACAGGAAATACTGGCAAAATACCGTCTGGACTTACAGCGGGTCACGGAGGGGCTCTTTGACTGCCGCGGCAGGCTCCAAAACCTCTTGCACCGCCAGGGTGAGCGCAAAGAGGACCTGGTCCGCCTGGAAGAAAAAATTGCCGTGCTTACTGAAGAAATGGACCAGGGCACCGGTGACTTCCAGGACCTGAACAAAGAGCGGGCGGAAAAACAAGAACTCTTGGACAGGTTGGCAGCCATGGAAGACGGATTGAACCTCCGTTTGACCGAACTCCAGGGAGAAGTGGCTGCTTGCCAGCAGCGCCTTGCTTCCTGCCGCCAGGAGCTGGCCGTCAATCAGGCCCGCCTTCAGGCCTTAAATAATGCTTTTGAACAATTAAACCGCCGGGAAGGGGAGCTGGCCCGGCAACAGGAAAAGTGGCAGCGTCGCCAGGAAGAACTGGCTTCCGCCCGGGAGCAGGCTTCTTCCCTGGAAAACGAGCTTAAGGGAGAACTGGAAAGGCTGGTCGGGGAAGAAGAAAGGCTTCGGGACGCCTGCCGACAGCTTACGGAAAAATTGACCGGTCTGGAAGAGGAAGTCGCCGTCCATGCCGCCGAGGAGGAGAAAGTGGTCCGAGAGCTGGAAAAATTAAGGGTCGAGAGGGACAAAATCCTTGCCCGCCGGCAACAAGAAGAGGTAAATATAGCCCGCCTGGAAACAGCCCTGGCGGCCGTCCACGGCGAGCTGACAGAACGCTACGGTTCCCAATGGCAAAAGGCATTGCAAAAACCCCGGCCGTATCTCCGGAAAAAGGCCCCTTACGTCCGGGAACGCCTCAAGGCAAAGCTGGAAAGTTTAGGCGAAGTCAACCTGGGAGCCATCGAGGTTTACGAAGGTTTAAAGACCCGCGTCGATGAATTGGAGCGGCAGAAAAAGGACCTGGAAGAAGGCCGAGCGGCCCTGCACCAGGTGATAACCGAGATGGAACGTTTAATGGCCCGGCAGCTCAAGGCCACCTTTAACGCCGTCCAGGAGCATTTTGCCGCCATCTTCCAGGAACTCTTCAACGGCGGCGAGGCCCGCCTGGAGCTGACCGGCAACGGGGATATTTTGGACGCCGGCCTGGAGATCATTGCCCGGCCGCCGGGAAAGAAACCCCAGCATCTGGCCCTTTTGTCAGGGGGGGAAAAGGCCCTGACGGCAGTGGCCTTCATCTTCGCCCTCTTAAAAGTTAAGCCCAGTGCCTTTTGCATCTTCGACGAGGTGGATACGGCCCTGGATGAAGCCAATGTCGAGCGCTTTGCCCGGATGCTGCGTCAGTTCGCCGAACGGACGCAAATTATCGTTATCACCCACCGCCAGGGCACCATGGCCGCAGCCGACGTCCTCTACGGCGTGACCATGACGGAACAAGGCGTCTCCCGCCTCGTTTCGGTACGGCTGGAGCAACTGCCGGCTTAA
- a CDS encoding stage V sporulation protein S, with amino-acid sequence MEVLKVSAQSNPKSVAGALAAVFRQYGKAEVQAVGAGAVNQAVKAIAIARGFIAPNGIDLVMIPAFTEININGEERTAIKFIVEPR; translated from the coding sequence ATGGAGGTTCTAAAAGTTTCGGCCCAGTCCAATCCTAAATCCGTAGCTGGTGCCCTGGCAGCTGTATTCCGTCAGTACGGCAAGGCCGAGGTCCAGGCCGTAGGCGCCGGAGCCGTCAACCAGGCCGTCAAGGCCATAGCCATCGCCCGGGGGTTTATAGCCCCCAATGGTATTGATTTAGTAATGATACCGGCCTTTACAGAAATTAATATCAACGGGGAAGAAAGAACGGCGATAAAATTTATCGTTGAGCCGCGATAA
- a CDS encoding ABC transporter ATP-binding protein, protein MALIEARNLTKIYGRQVACREICLSVEEGQIFGLLGPNGAGKSTLVKMLVGLVYPTAGEAKVAGYTPQDIRGRRRVGFLPENFRLHGWMKGEELLTFHARLAGLEGRAASRRAHEVLELVGLAGEGQKLVADYSKGMQQRLGLAAALVGDPRVVFLDEPTSALDPLGRLQVREILLALKEAGKTVFLNSHLLSEVEQVCDRVAIINRGTVVAAGRLDELQAGPATVAIRLAGLTRELVAELRRRYPELQLEGDRLTLALGGREEIADLVARLVAGGCRIYEVRPGHSSLEDVFVHLVREGEQVCG, encoded by the coding sequence ATGGCCTTAATTGAAGCACGGAATTTGACCAAAATCTATGGCCGGCAAGTAGCCTGCCGGGAGATCTGCCTTTCCGTAGAGGAAGGGCAGATCTTTGGCCTCTTAGGACCCAACGGCGCCGGCAAGAGTACCCTGGTAAAGATGCTGGTGGGCCTGGTCTACCCCACGGCCGGGGAGGCAAAGGTTGCCGGCTACACGCCCCAGGACATCAGGGGCCGGCGCCGGGTGGGTTTTTTACCGGAGAACTTCCGCCTCCACGGCTGGATGAAAGGAGAAGAGCTATTGACCTTTCACGCCCGGCTGGCGGGCCTGGAAGGCAGGGCCGCCAGCCGGCGGGCTCATGAAGTCCTGGAACTGGTGGGCCTGGCCGGGGAGGGCCAGAAACTGGTTGCCGATTACAGTAAAGGCATGCAGCAGCGCCTGGGCCTGGCTGCCGCCCTGGTGGGCGACCCGCGGGTGGTCTTCCTGGACGAGCCCACCTCGGCCCTGGACCCCCTGGGCCGGCTACAGGTGCGGGAGATCCTCCTGGCCCTGAAGGAAGCCGGCAAGACCGTCTTTTTAAACAGCCACCTGTTGAGCGAGGTGGAGCAGGTATGCGACCGGGTGGCCATCATCAACCGGGGTACGGTGGTGGCCGCCGGCCGCCTGGATGAACTTCAAGCCGGCCCGGCGACGGTCGCCATCAGGTTGGCTGGCCTGACAAGAGAACTGGTGGCGGAGCTACGCCGGCGTTACCCCGAACTACAACTGGAAGGTGACCGGCTCACCCTGGCCCTGGGCGGCCGGGAGGAAATCGCCGATCTGGTGGCCCGGCTGGTGGCCGGGGGTTGCCGCATCTATGAAGTGAGGCCCGGCCATAGTTCCCTGGAAGACGTCTTTGTCCACCTGGTGCGGGAGGGGGAGCAGGTATGTGGTTGA
- a CDS encoding sigma-70 family RNA polymerase sigma factor, with amino-acid sequence MYRRLYYLLGERAAAEDLTQEVFLKLYYQPPREKSNLGGWLLRVAANLAYNYLRGEERRRRREENQAREEGGVIPLEEAVIRSQEARLVHQCLAKLPPRHRICLLLKNAGHTYAEIAAVIQVDKNSVGTILARARRHFIALYSELEGRDDHVSGGGHSSGLS; translated from the coding sequence GTGTACCGGCGGCTGTATTATCTCCTGGGGGAGCGGGCGGCGGCCGAGGACCTGACCCAGGAAGTCTTCCTCAAGCTGTACTACCAGCCGCCCCGGGAAAAAAGCAACCTGGGCGGCTGGCTGTTGCGGGTGGCCGCCAACCTGGCCTACAACTACCTGCGCGGCGAAGAGCGGCGCCGCCGCCGCGAGGAGAACCAAGCCAGGGAGGAGGGCGGCGTTATCCCCCTGGAGGAAGCGGTCATCCGCAGCCAGGAGGCGCGGCTGGTCCATCAATGCCTGGCCAAGCTCCCGCCCCGGCACCGCATCTGCCTGCTGTTAAAGAACGCAGGTCATACTTACGCCGAGATCGCCGCGGTCATCCAGGTGGATAAAAACTCGGTGGGTACCATCCTGGCCCGGGCGCGGCGGCACTTCATAGCTTTATACAGCGAATTGGAAGGGAGGGACGACCATGTGTCCGGAGGAGGGCATTCTTCAGGCCTATCTTGA
- a CDS encoding stalk domain-containing protein, whose amino-acid sequence MKRLTVVLVILLLTAGLSRPGLAQGQQEIPVFVDGLRVDFDVQPIIQNGRVLVPFRATGEALKVEVAWDGTTRTVSATDGKNSVRLQIDNNTAYHNGTPIPLDVPPQILNGRTLIPLRFFSEAFGCRVDWDGALMEVRITSPPAAMTVIGFYALGDERTSSWTNLFGRPYPEYAAGNTDIVDELALGWYSLDKEGKLLTRSRTGWQRPDGWERVLKAAREYNLKTEMVVHVTDGDGTLSSLLADEVAMNRAVNDIMAEAVLYQGINLDFEGLGYQDTGEELQAVRDSFTRFVGNLAGRIKAAGLALTLTLHAPNSAYQGYDYKALGGLADRIIIMAYDYGSTPEPVSLVKQAVEIARALVPPEKLVLGISAPAETPASILTKVGIAKRYGLDGIAIWRLGLVPGEMWDALRSTVIPRR is encoded by the coding sequence ATGAAACGGCTGACGGTTGTACTTGTTATACTTTTATTGACCGCCGGTTTGTCGCGGCCGGGCTTAGCCCAGGGGCAGCAGGAAATCCCGGTCTTTGTAGACGGACTACGGGTCGATTTTGATGTACAACCAATTATCCAGAACGGTCGCGTCCTGGTCCCTTTTCGCGCCACTGGGGAAGCGTTGAAGGTGGAGGTGGCCTGGGACGGCACCACCCGGACGGTAAGCGCCACCGATGGGAAAAACTCCGTCCGGCTCCAGATCGACAACAATACCGCCTACCATAACGGCACCCCCATACCCCTGGATGTGCCCCCGCAGATCCTTAACGGCCGGACGTTGATACCCTTAAGGTTTTTCAGCGAAGCCTTCGGCTGCCGGGTGGATTGGGACGGCGCCCTTATGGAAGTCCGGATTACTTCCCCGCCCGCGGCGATGACGGTGATCGGTTTTTATGCCCTGGGCGACGAGAGAACCAGCAGCTGGACCAACCTCTTTGGCCGGCCCTACCCGGAATACGCGGCAGGAAACACGGATATTGTAGACGAGCTGGCCCTGGGCTGGTACAGCCTGGACAAAGAAGGAAAACTCCTGACCAGGAGCAGGACCGGCTGGCAGCGGCCGGACGGCTGGGAAAGGGTGCTAAAAGCGGCCAGGGAGTATAACCTAAAAACCGAAATGGTCGTCCACGTAACCGACGGGGACGGTACCCTTTCTTCCCTGCTGGCCGATGAGGTGGCGATGAATAGGGCGGTTAACGACATAATGGCAGAAGCGGTATTGTACCAGGGCATTAACCTGGACTTTGAGGGTTTAGGTTATCAAGACACAGGCGAGGAGTTGCAGGCGGTGCGGGACAGCTTCACCAGGTTCGTGGGAAACCTTGCGGGGCGAATTAAAGCTGCCGGCCTTGCCTTAACCCTCACCCTCCACGCCCCCAACAGCGCCTATCAGGGGTACGATTATAAGGCCCTGGGAGGGCTTGCCGACCGGATCATAATCATGGCCTATGACTACGGTTCCACGCCGGAGCCGGTAAGCCTTGTCAAGCAGGCTGTGGAGATAGCCAGGGCTCTTGTTCCGCCGGAAAAGCTGGTACTCGGTATTTCCGCCCCCGCCGAAACTCCGGCAAGTATTTTAACCAAAGTCGGTATCGCCAAGCGTTACGGCCTTGACGGCATCGCCATCTGGCGCTTGGGGCTGGTGCCCGGTGAGATGTGGGATGCGTTGCGGTCTACCGTAATACCGAGGAGGTAA
- a CDS encoding ABC transporter permease, which produces MWLMALFTFREAWRKKVALIAGALTLAFLILYGTGLHFITRDMVNTANPAAAASYYAMMQAVTLFVLGIYLASFLAAGLAVLAAVGSVAGEIENGTLYTLAVRPLSRRDLLLGKFLGLAAMLVTYAALFFLALASLVYWQTGLVIPGLVPALGLFILEPLVLLAVTMLGTTRLSTLGNGVLAFALYALAVVGGMIEQIGALVESTAAIYTGVVTSLILPADAVYRRLVATVVDRLPVGNGQDIPRFINPQSMLGPFGSQSTPSDWMLLYTLVYIVVLLAAAVYVFNRRDI; this is translated from the coding sequence ATGTGGTTGATGGCCCTCTTTACCTTCCGGGAGGCCTGGCGGAAAAAGGTGGCCCTCATCGCCGGCGCCCTCACCCTGGCCTTCCTCATCCTGTACGGCACCGGTCTGCACTTTATTACCAGGGACATGGTGAATACCGCCAATCCCGCCGCCGCCGCCAGTTACTATGCCATGATGCAGGCGGTTACCCTTTTTGTCCTGGGGATTTACCTGGCCAGTTTCCTGGCGGCCGGCCTGGCCGTCCTGGCCGCCGTGGGCAGCGTCGCCGGAGAAATCGAAAACGGCACCCTGTACACCCTGGCGGTACGGCCCCTGTCCCGCCGCGACCTGCTCCTGGGGAAATTCCTGGGCCTGGCGGCCATGCTGGTCACCTACGCCGCCCTCTTTTTCCTGGCCCTGGCCAGCCTGGTGTACTGGCAAACGGGTCTGGTCATTCCCGGGCTGGTGCCAGCCCTGGGCCTCTTTATCCTGGAGCCCCTGGTTCTCCTGGCCGTCACCATGCTGGGGACCACCAGGCTAAGTACCCTGGGTAACGGCGTCCTGGCCTTCGCCCTCTACGCCCTGGCCGTAGTCGGGGGTATGATAGAACAGATCGGCGCCCTGGTGGAGAGCACCGCTGCCATTTATACAGGTGTGGTCACCAGCCTCATCCTGCCGGCGGACGCCGTCTACCGCCGGCTGGTGGCGACGGTGGTCGACCGGCTCCCCGTCGGCAACGGCCAGGATATTCCCCGCTTTATCAATCCCCAGTCGATGCTGGGGCCTTTTGGCAGCCAGTCCACCCCCAGCGACTGGATGCTCCTCTATACCCTGGTCTATATCGTCGTTCTGCTGGCGGCGGCAGTTTACGTCTTTAACCGGCGCGATATTTAA
- a CDS encoding YdcF family protein, with protein sequence MERITLAETLYQQGYAPALITTGGIGRFNPTPEGSAARQVLISHGIPANVIYEEVTSSNTRENLVGALNIMRKHDWKSAIIVTHDFHLLRAMTEARRLGIEVSGAGVHETAMFRPPLVLREVIANLVKAIGYNL encoded by the coding sequence ATGGAACGTATTACACTGGCCGAAACTCTTTATCAACAGGGATATGCGCCGGCGCTAATTACGACAGGCGGCATTGGGAGATTTAATCCTACCCCGGAAGGAAGCGCCGCCCGGCAGGTTCTTATTTCCCATGGTATCCCTGCCAATGTAATTTATGAGGAAGTCACTTCGAGCAACACCAGGGAAAACCTGGTTGGGGCCCTCAACATTATGCGCAAACACGATTGGAAAAGTGCGATTATTGTCACCCATGATTTTCACCTTTTACGGGCCATGACCGAAGCTCGCCGGCTAGGCATAGAGGTTTCCGGCGCCGGTGTCCATGAAACAGCCATGTTTAGGCCGCCGCTGGTACTACGAGAGGTAATCGCTAACCTGGTTAAAGCGATCGGGTATAACTTGTAA
- a CDS encoding anti-sigma factor family protein: protein MCPEEGILQAYLDGELDLDMASRVAGHLAACTACRERLHGLEKLAAGTGAALAPYRRETEAMGRPVRVPPMSLPPGSNRPLTKTRRIGDMIRQHKWFSGAAAAALALAVFLSWAPGRSLAAQFLNVFRMEKIQVVKITPEDMAQLDKLLSGQGGEVDIKNFGRVEVRKPDRAELRVKKVEPDQVAALSGLQLDLPATLAGRARAAVYIEQAPTITFTPDVENLNSYLRKHGGVPLPAELAGKSFTLSIPPLVIADYGQPGKGFTLYAARDLTIDAPQGVDPVALREALLNLPFLPENLRRQLAAIKDWQHTLPIPQTQGMAAREITVNGNQGVYFSDGATNGKIILAWRQGNSWRAITGLSLDEALRVAAEVK from the coding sequence ATGTGTCCGGAGGAGGGCATTCTTCAGGCCTATCTTGATGGCGAACTGGATTTGGATATGGCAAGCCGGGTAGCGGGCCATTTGGCTGCATGTACCGCCTGCCGGGAAAGGTTGCACGGCCTGGAGAAACTGGCAGCGGGCACCGGTGCTGCCCTGGCGCCTTACCGGCGGGAAACCGAGGCCATGGGTCGTCCTGTACGGGTTCCCCCCATGAGCCTCCCGCCCGGTAGCAACCGGCCCCTGACTAAAACAAGGAGGATCGGCGACATGATCCGGCAGCACAAGTGGTTTTCCGGTGCAGCGGCGGCCGCCTTGGCTTTGGCCGTCTTCTTAAGCTGGGCCCCGGGCCGCAGCCTGGCCGCCCAGTTCCTCAACGTTTTCCGCATGGAGAAAATCCAGGTGGTGAAGATCACCCCCGAAGATATGGCCCAACTGGATAAACTTTTAAGCGGCCAGGGGGGAGAAGTGGACATCAAGAACTTTGGCCGGGTAGAGGTGCGAAAGCCAGATAGGGCGGAGTTAAGGGTGAAAAAGGTGGAGCCGGACCAGGTGGCAGCCCTCAGCGGTTTACAACTGGACCTGCCCGCCACCCTGGCCGGGCGGGCAAGGGCGGCCGTATACATTGAGCAGGCCCCGACCATCACCTTCACCCCCGATGTGGAAAACCTCAACAGCTATCTCCGGAAACACGGCGGCGTCCCGCTGCCGGCCGAACTGGCGGGCAAGTCCTTCACCTTGAGCATCCCGCCCCTGGTCATAGCCGACTATGGCCAGCCGGGCAAAGGTTTTACCCTGTACGCCGCCCGCGACCTGACAATCGACGCGCCCCAGGGGGTCGACCCGGTAGCCCTGCGCGAGGCCCTGCTCAACCTGCCCTTCCTGCCCGAAAACTTGCGCCGGCAACTGGCGGCCATCAAAGACTGGCAGCACACCCTGCCCATCCCGCAGACCCAGGGTATGGCGGCGCGGGAGATCACGGTCAACGGCAACCAGGGGGTATACTTTAGCGACGGCGCTACTAACGGCAAGATTATCCTGGCCTGGCGCCAGGGTAATAGCTGGCGGGCTATCACCGGCCTATCCCTGGATGAAGCCCTGCGGGTGGCGGCGGAGGTCAAATAA
- a CDS encoding IS4 family transposase, with translation MQGKDTTLSTFHQLFAPVSNDYFWQLTAGMGVDKYAKKLNSLQLIKLIAFAQLEQLNGLRDISNSFNDPQFSRAINLESISFSQIARRLRDLSPQFIRLLFSHLTTRIGREIGFENLRNTAGRIYLIDSTIISLCFTQYLWAEFRRTKSGIKLHLRLKFCEEEVLPDKAIVTPARKADKTQMDTLVVEEEEALNVFDRGYVDYKKFDRYCEEGVRFASRLKGNALVEIIAELPVNPDSKVKKEQLVYLGKDGVTKMKHPLRLITTEDTQGQPVIIVTNDFELPAEELSEIYRKRWQIELFFKWMKQHLQVKHFYGKSEQAVENQLFIALITYCLMVMLQLKAGYQGPLLTIKRLIRTCLYEPFTFFVQSLHRKPKRRSYGRHKIDYEGIYQDLVKQVLAGEADYLNDVTYDPLVL, from the coding sequence ATGCAAGGTAAGGATACCACATTATCCACATTTCATCAACTGTTTGCTCCGGTTTCTAACGACTATTTTTGGCAGTTAACCGCCGGTATGGGGGTCGATAAGTACGCTAAGAAGCTAAATTCCCTTCAACTCATTAAACTAATAGCCTTCGCTCAGCTGGAACAACTTAATGGCTTGCGGGATATCAGCAATAGCTTCAATGACCCGCAATTTAGCCGGGCTATCAATTTAGAGAGTATCAGTTTCTCCCAGATAGCGCGCCGTTTAAGGGATTTATCGCCGCAATTCATCCGGCTATTATTCAGCCATCTCACCACCCGGATAGGCCGGGAAATCGGCTTTGAAAACTTAAGAAATACCGCAGGACGTATTTACCTCATCGATTCCACTATCATTAGTCTCTGTTTTACCCAGTACCTCTGGGCCGAGTTTCGCAGGACTAAAAGCGGGATAAAACTCCACCTGCGCTTAAAGTTCTGTGAAGAAGAGGTTCTACCTGATAAAGCAATTGTCACCCCGGCCCGGAAGGCAGATAAAACCCAGATGGATACCCTCGTAGTAGAGGAAGAAGAAGCCTTAAACGTCTTTGACCGCGGCTATGTCGATTACAAGAAGTTTGACAGATACTGTGAAGAAGGCGTCCGCTTTGCCAGCCGCTTAAAGGGTAATGCTCTGGTAGAAATAATCGCCGAGTTGCCGGTAAACCCTGACAGCAAGGTTAAAAAGGAACAGCTTGTTTACCTTGGCAAAGATGGAGTTACCAAAATGAAGCACCCTTTACGGCTGATAACAACCGAAGATACCCAAGGGCAACCGGTAATTATAGTCACCAATGATTTCGAGTTACCGGCGGAAGAATTAAGCGAGATTTATCGTAAGCGCTGGCAGATAGAACTCTTCTTCAAATGGATGAAACAACACCTGCAGGTGAAACATTTTTATGGTAAAAGCGAACAGGCTGTAGAAAACCAGCTCTTCATAGCGCTAATAACCTACTGCCTGATGGTTATGCTGCAATTAAAGGCCGGCTATCAAGGACCATTGCTCACTATTAAACGTTTAATACGCACCTGTCTATATGAGCCCTTTACCTTCTTCGTCCAAAGCCTGCACCGTAAACCCAAACGAAGGTCTTATGGGCGGCACAAGATAGACTATGAAGGCATCTATCAGGATTTAGTAAAGCAAGTTTTAGCTGGCGAAGCTGATTATTTAAACGACGTAACTTATGACCCCTTAGTTCTTTAA